TACATATAAACATAGGTGCTGACTTTATAATGTATTTGAAAGGCCCTGCCTTGACCACTAACTTCTCATAAGCTATGAAATATGAAGTTGCCTCCTCCATATTTTCATCAAAGTATTTTTTACGTTTACCTTGAAGATTATAGGCTTTCTCGATCTTAATGCCATTTACAGTATCCTGTGCAATCCCTGTAACCTCATCCATCTTCTGTCCAAACTTCTCCATCGTATTATAAGTAGGTGCAGCTACCCTCTTCGCAACTGCCACTGCAAGGGGAATACATATGGCACTTACAAGTGTCATGGAGAGATTAACTGTCAAAAGATAAATAAAACAGCAGATAAAAACAATTATATTACTTAAAAATTCTGGCAGCCCTCCTGACATATAATCTGCTACACGGCTCATATCATGGAGTATCCTATTATTGATACTTCCTGAAGATTCATTTTCAAAATATTCATATTTACATTTTAAAAGTTTGTTACTCATACTATTTCTTAGTTTCTCTATCAGCCTGATAGAAAACTTAGACCGAACAATCACCCCACTATAACTTAGCATTGTTCCAATCAATGTTATCATTACAAATTGAGCAAAGATTTCAAGCACCTTGCCATCTCCTATGCCATGATCTACTGCCTTTCTTGCGAAATCACTTACTATTATCGTTATAACTGCAATGCCTATATTCATAAGTATCTGCAGGATAAATAGTAGCTTATTATCTGCCATCTTCCATATTTTTAATAGATTCATTCATTCCCTCCATCAATGCAAATAAAATAATCCCAGAACATAATAAACTTACTTTTGTTTTTATGCTCTAGGATTAGTCTATTTCATTATATTTCTATTTATAGCTTAATACCAAAATTTATGTTCATACAAATTATATTGTATTTTATATTCTGATTAATATATAGAGATAATATTGATAAAAAAGCTTGCACGGTCTTATATAATATGTAAAAAGAAAGCCCCTAAACAAAAAAATCCCCAAACTTTCGTCTGAGGAAATGAAGTATCTGGTATTTATTCATAACAACATATGTATAATGCTGTAACAACAAGATTTTACTGGGTTATTGGTATCCATAATTCCATATAAGTTCTATCTGGGGATGTGCCATAATATAATTCAATAGCTAAATGCTCAACATTAATTGCTTTCTTTAGAATCCACAAATGCATATATTGGTACACCTTATAAATCGTTTCTGTTATCAAGGTATAGAAACTTTCTGCTTCAAATTTGCATACAATATATCCTCTAGCAGTGAGTGTGTAATTTTCCAGTCTACTATCTTTTATTGCCTCACTTGTTTCTACACCTGCAAAATATTTTAACGCTTCACCTTCTCCAATATTTAGACTTATTCCGATTTCATTACCTTCGGGTATGTATTTTTCAATACTTACTTTTGTTGCATGCACTTTATTCCAAATATCTTCTAATGGATCAATACTAGGCGGCTCATGTACTACTTCAACTGTGTAACCTGCAAAATATTTCGGTTTATTTAGGAATTTTCGTGTTACTTCCAGCACTATTCCATCTGTAACAATAGGAACATCTTCATCAATAATATTGTATTGCAAACCTATTTCAGGCTTTAAAAAGTGAGATAACAAGATCGGATTAGCCCTATACGCTGAAGGAGTTAATCCATACGCATCTTTAAAGCATCTGCTAAAAGTCTCATGATTCTCAAAACCATATTTCAAGCATATATCAATTATATTATCCTTTTTATTAGTTTTAAGTTCTTCTGAAATCTTAGCCAGCCTTCTTAATTTCACATATTCTATAGCAGTCTTATTAACTAATCTTTTAAATAGTTTTTGAAAATAAAATGGAGAAAGATTAGCTCTATCAGCCAAACAGTCAATGGTTATTTCTTTGTCCAAGTTTTTTTCAATATAGTCAATTACCTTTTCTATACATCCCCATGATTCCATAAATAAATACCTCCTAATTATATTTCATATTTAAATGATATCATTAAACAAAAAAACATTCTTGATGAAAAATGTCTTTACAAAACTATACTTGCCACCTAACTTATCTATAACTGTTTTTGCTTTTCCCATGTTTCGCTACTGGGCTTATTGCCATATCAGATCATGAGATCATTTTTTTTGAATCCCCGAATGTATGTTACTATAGGTAATGAAATAAATTATGCTTTCGCCTTGCCAATTAATTTTTCTAGATAAACGGACTTCATTTGCCCACTTGCCATAACCTGCTTAATAGGCGGCAGTTTTAATATAGAAGACAAAACAGCTGCCATCGCCCTATGGCTCCCAAAGGCTTGGTTATCAAAGATCAAATCTTGTAGCTGCCCCTTTTCTATAGCCATGAGTACAATTCTATGAACTGAATTTACAGGTGTAATGATTTTCTGTGTTCGGCGCTTTAAAAGTATGCTTTTATGCGGGCAAGACCTTGCACAAACGCCGCATCCTAAGCAGATCTCTTCATCAATTTTAACACTTTTTTCTTTCTTTTCTTTTGATGCTTCCTGTACTTCAAAATTAATAGCTCCAATAGGACAAACCTTAAGACATTTCCCACATTTACTGCAGCTGTCATGGTTAACCATAGGGATATATCCTGTCGTTTGTACAGGATGCAGCATGCCGAACTCTTTTGCTGCAATCATTGCTTCACAGCAGCAGCCACAGCAATTACAAATAAATGTTACCCCTTCTCTGACATTTTCACCGCACTGTACCAGGTTATTCTCATAAGCTTGGTGTAAAAGTTCAAGGCACTCAGAAACTTCTACCCTTCTCGCATGGTTATGTTTTACCAAAGACGTCGCTGTGCTGTTAAAGGTCATACATATATCCATAGGCGCATCGCATGCTTTTCCTATATGATGCATTTTATGTCTGCAATAACATGTGCTGATCCCTATATCATCTGCTTGTCTGATAATATGGCTGGCCCTTTCAAAATCTAAAATATGCACTTCATTATCCTTGGTTAATACTTCTTCTTGCACAAAAACCCGCCCTAGTCTTGTCTGGGTACCAAGAAAGAGCTGTTTTACAAAATCTTCTTCAACATTTAAATATTGATAATAGAGTTCAGCCAGAAGCTTCTGATCAAGATCATGTCTTGTCCGCATCATTGAAAACTCAAAAAAGCCTGCCATAGGCGGGGGTAGCACATACTGTTGAACACCTTGATGATCCATATCCAGGAGTATGGCCCTACTTGCCAGTCCATCTAATATTTTGTGGGCCTCAGCTTCGCTTATTTTCCATATATGACTTGCTGTTTTTATGGTAAAAGGTTTGATCGGGAGTAGTGCCACATAGGCGGCCTCTTTTTCACTAAATAATAAACTAAGAATTTTATATAAAGTTTCTGAGGGAGGCGCCCCCTGCGGAAACCTATTCAATCTCTCTTCCAAGCTTTTATATGCGGACTTTCCTACTATATGAGACATTTGACCACCACCTATCTTTTAACCAAAACATATCACATATTTTCTAATATGTAAATATTTTACTTTTTCATAGCAAACCTATCAGCTCCTAAGATATTTCTCAATTTAACAAAAAGAAACAAAGTAATCAGATGTTTCTCTTGCAACATCTAATTACTTTGTTTCTTTTTGATTTATTTATTGTCAATGGGGATATAAATCTCGCTAATAGAGTCTGGATTATACGGTCCCAAATGCTCATCTCCATAGTATTCAAAATTAAAATGACCTGGTAATTTATAGTCAGTTTCCGGGAGCCATTCTTCATAAATATAGCGATAAGTATGTCCAACCTGATTAGCTAATCCTTTATGTCTAAACTTAAAATAAGCTTGGGCGGGAATAGTCTTGGCCGTGAGTTGAATAGGGATTGATTCGAGTGTATCAACTGCAACTGCAACATAAAAATAGATACTATCATTATCTTGATTTGGAAACCAAAACTGCAACTGATAAAATTCTAGGGGATTTTTCACATTTGGAATAGCAGAAAGGTTTTGCATTAACAGCGCCCAATGTTCCATCAAATCATTTCCCATTGATAAGTCGTAGTAAAATGGGATTCCCACCAGCTTTATTTCATCTAAAGACACCACTTCTGGTGCTTTATCTAAAGCATGCTCAAACTTTTTCAGCTCATTATCAGTTATCGGATGGCGTAGCAATTGTCTATTAATAGTGCCCTCTTTACGCACTTCCGAGGGATTTTTATTAATAATTTTGTAAAAAGCTCTTGTATAAGCTTCTGAACTTCCAAAGCCGAATTTAAGTGCTAAATCAATAATCCGTATATCTGTTTCAATAAGTTCCGGAATGGATTCAGCAATTTTTCTAGCCAGCATATAGGCTTTTGGTGAGTAACCTGTAATAGACCTAAATAACCTACAATAGTAATAGAAAGAAAACCCTAGTTCTTGAGATATGTCTAAAACAGATATTTTGGATCTAAGGTTATTTTCAATTATTTGAATAGATGATAAAATAAGCTCTCTATTATTCATATTAGATTTTCCTCTTAGAAGTTAAAGTAATTACTCCAATCAAAACTTTCAGATTCTTGAATACAGTTTGGTAAGCCTTGACACCACTCCGGCATTTTTGCATCTCTTACTACATCAGAACATGGATAATACGGCTTGATATCAAGGACTGGTGTGCCATCCTCTGCATCTATATACGAAGTATATATAATTCCGCCGTCATAATCAATACTTTTAACATCAATAATGCTCATACAAATTGGATTAGGCCGAACTGGTGATCTCGTTGCAAATATGCCTAGGGTGTCTGGTCCTGTCTTATAGGGCTTTTCTACTGTTGTAGTTCTACGCAAATCAGGATTATCCACCTGATCAGCCCACCATAGGACAACTAAGTAACCAAACCCTTCCACTTCTGTCAGTGCTTCTTTATACTCTCCTTCAATATCAATTCTAAAGCCCTGGTGAGTATTAACTTTACCTATCAATTTTAATTCCATTATAACTGCCTCCTTAATAAATTAATGATACAGTTATATTATAGAATATTCCAAAAAACCCCTCTTGATTAAATTTGTTTAAAATAAATGATAAATTGATGTTATTTGCTTAGTTGATTTCTTCTCCAATTCCAGCTGTCAACTTTTAGGTAAATATTTTGAGCTAAACATAATAAATAGACTACTTTTAGCATAAATATAGTAGGTGATTATATCTCTATCTATAACTTAAGTAGGAGGATTTGTGAAACTTATTGTAGAATATGATAAACAAAAAAAGGTGAGCTTGCTACAATACAGCTCTCGAATTGAAACATTCGGACAAGGCTTTGCATATATAGAGGTCAATAAAAGACATTTAAATCGGCTAAATAACTTAATAAAAGGTATTGAAGAAAATTCAATAATTCAGCTAAAAGAACAAGGCAGTACACTAGACTCTATTTTTACAGAAGAAAATGATATTATTTTAGCTTTTATTGGTCACAGACAAACAAATCCTCAAATAACTCACTACTATAGTATAAATACCAATACGATGAAGCCAGTCACCTACATTCATCCTCATCTTATGCCTAATCATAAAAAATACTGCATAAGCTGCTTTAATGAAAATAATAAAACAGATACTCTAGGGATTATAAGATGTATAAAATTCCTATCCGACTTATCAAAAAAATGTAATAAGCCCCTAGTCGTCTACGCAAGCATTGGGGCGCTTCGTGGCAAGTATAACCCACGGAGATTATGGGAACAAGTCAGAACTACAGAAGGGAACGTTTATACTTCTGAACAAATAAATGCAGCTTTAGCAAGTGAAAACCCTGGTGAAATAATCAGACTGCCCGAAGGCGAAAGCATGAGTACAGCTATGGCAGCGATTTCTGGAGGGTGGAATGAATCCCTGGGATATAGAGGAGTTGCTCCACAAGCAGAATTTTTGATAGCTAGAATACGACCTGTATCAGAGAATCTCCAACGTGTCTATGGGGGAATGCCAAGTCCAACAGCCATTACGATGTTTGACGCTCTTATAGGCTTACTTCAACTTGGAAACTATGCTCTTAATCAAGGAAGACCTTTATCACTCATTTTCCCTTTTAATGGCAACCTTGATTCCCATGATGCTGCTCTTTATACGCAGCAGGAATTATCCCGTTTAACCAAGCGCGTTGGCTTGACCATCATTGTCCCAACAGGTGACGAGGCAAACAAACGTCACCATTTTGAAATTCAAGGTGAGCAAGAAGGCTTAAGGATTGTGAATCTAGAGGTTGAGCAGCCTAACCAAAATGTGCTGGTGGCGGTCTATCAGCTCGGAGGCACTATACGAAGCATGAACTTGTATGCTCCAGGCACAAGCGATTTTATCGATTTAGGGCAGTCTGGGATTAGTATGTCAGGGCTTACAACCATTTATTCTTCAGGATCAAACATTAGCTTTTTAAACGGAAGCATCCGAACGTTATTTAGACTAGAGAACCCAAGCGTTGGAACGTGGCGTATGGAATTAGACGTAAATATGGGAGCAACTAGCAGAATACAAATGTGGATGTCTCAAGAAGAACTTAATCCCTATGTTAGATTTAATCCTAATAATGCACTCACAACTATGGGGTCGACGGCGGCTATTCCCTATGTCATGAGCGTAGGAGGTTATGATTTTAATACGCAGACTGTACTTAGCATGTCAGGGCGCGGCGATCCCCAAAGTTCAAATATTATACCTATGCTTGTAACGTATGGCAAGGGTATTTTAGCCCCTTGTACATCGAGAGAATGGATAGGTGTAACCGGCACTGTACCCGCTGCAAGTATTATGGCTGGCGCAGTAGCAGCAGTTTATCAAAAATATATAGAAGAAGCCCCGAACCAAATACCTAATACAGTTGTTATGAATAGACTTATACTCAATGTGCTTATTCAAATTCAAATACTTCAGTATCCTAATCCAAACCAAGGTTATGGCATGTTCACCCTGGAAACGCTTCTGCAGCTGCTTGCAGAAACACTTTGATAAAGGGCAGTAGAAAATTATTTTAGTGGAAGAAGCTGCATGTGGAGCTAAAAACTTGTTATAACTTAAATTTTCCAATAACTTCTTGAAGATTTTGAGCTAGTTGAGATAACCCTTCACTAGCATCTGATATCTCTTTCATAGAAGCAGTCTGCTCCTCCATAGCTGCTGATACTTCTTCTGTTGAAACAGAGTTTTCTTCTGCAATGGCTGAGAGGCTTTGCAACAAGGATAAAATTTCATCTTTCATCTTATTCATCTTTTCTCCTGAAACATTTAAATTACAAGCTGCCTGCTCTGCAGTCTCTATTGCTTTAGCGATGTTCATGTAATTGTTTTTGCTTTCTCCTACGCTTTGCTGCTGCTCGTTTAAGATTGCTGCAACATTTTTCATAATTTCAACTGAAGCTTGAGAGTTCATCTGGAGTTCTTTTACCACCTCGTTAATAGTATGAGTAGAAGTGCTAGACTGCTCTGCAAGCTTTCTGATTTCTTCTGCTACCACTGCAAAACCACGCCCCGCTTCTCCAGCTCTTGCAGCTTCTATCGCTGCATTAAGTGCTAAAAGATTGGTTTGATCTGCTATAAATCCAATAACCGTACTTGCTTGTCCTATCTTGTCTACACTTGCATTGGTTTTAATGATCCCTTGCTGCACCTTTTGGGTAGCTTTTTGGCTTTCCTCAGAAATTTGAGCCAGCTTTTCGATCTCTTTTAATCCTTCATCAACCGTTTTATTGACTTTTTGTGAAGCCTTATTAAGATCTTTTAAATAGGCTGCATCGACTTCTATAACCTTGCCGAGTTCTATCGCCTTCTCAGCGCCTTGTTCTGTATTTTCAGCTTGATTAGAAGCTCCTTTTGCAATTTCCTCTACTGCCTTTGACACCTGCTCTGCTGCATGGGCTGACTCCTCAGAAGTTGCGCTCATCTGCTCCGAAGAAGCTGCTACTTGCTCTGAAGAATGACTGATCTCTCCAATAATCTCCCGAAGGCTTTTTGTAATGCTTTGCAGTGACTGCGCAAGACTGCCAATCTCATCTTTACTCTTAAGAAGTTTATCAGGCACATTCTTAGTAATATCTAACTCTGCAATATTCTTAGCATGCATAGTGATCTGAGTAAGAGGCTTTGCAATAGAGTTTCCTATAGAGTATGTAAGCGCTATACTAATGAGTAAGATAACAAGTGTGATGTGCAAAATAGCCATTTGAAGCTTTGGGAGGAGCTCTAGTATCTCTTCTTTATCTGCAGTAACTGCCAAAATCCAATTGGTATTTTGAATTGGGGCATAGCTTGCATATAAACTTTTGCCATTAAATTTATAGGCTCCGATACCACTTTTTTCTTGAATCATTTGACTTGTTAATGCCCCCAGAGATTGCAGTTCTTTTTTTTCTTTTGCTTCCTCGATGGCATTAAACTGATTAAATACCTGGTCTCTATTAGGATGCCCAACTACAGTGCCTTGATCATTAATAATATAGCTGTATCCCTTTTTGCCAAATTTTATTGTATCACAAATATTACTTAAAGAATTTCCCTCTGTTCTTCCTATTAAAACACCAACTACTTTACCTTCTTGTTGAATCGGCGCAGCGTACATCTGCACCAATTCATTGGTAACTGAACTGACCATTATATCAGATACATTATTGTCTCCTGCAAATGCCCTTTTAACGTATTCCCTGTCTCCTAGATTTTTAGTTGCTCCATCATTGTAGTAAGCTGTTCCATCAGGATATACAATAGCAAGTGCTAAGAAATCTGTTCTTTCTACTTGCGCTTGCAGCTCAGGCTGTTGAACTTTCCAGTCCATACTTTCAATACCCTGCATACCTGCTATCATCCCAAGCGCATCTTTTCTGATTCTTAGTCTGCTTTCAGCTAAATAAGCGCCTTGATTAACGAGTGCCTGCATTCCTTTTTCTGCTTCTTTTTGGATAGCATAACTTGCATTTTGTAGTGCCAAAAGTCCTAGAGCTATTGATATCATAACTATGAGTACTGAAAAAACAATAACTAGTCTTGCCTTAATGCTCCTTTTCTTTTTTACTATCTCTTTTTTCATCTTCTGTCTCCTCTCACTTTCAATTATCAGCTACAAATACGCAGCCCTAGTAATAGTTATAGGCATTAATATAAAAAACCTAGAACGCAGGCTAAAATACGTTCTAGGGTTGCTTCATATATTCTATTTCTTTTCATATGCAATATCTGTATACGCATTAAATACCTCTTCATAGATAAACCCTCAGCACAAGCCTAATTGCTGCTTTCCTCGATAACTTTTTTTGTACCAATATGATAAAACACGCTACCTAAAATTGACCAAAGAATCAGTACAATGATGGATTGCATCGACAGGAAACCTGGTGATCCAGGAATAACCAGCAACAAAATAAAAATACTGCTAAAAATTGTTGCAGCCAAGCCAACAATCTTTTCGATGCCGCTACTTATCCTATAGGCAGTAAGTGCGGTATAGAAGAAAACAATTGCACCTCCCAAAGCAGCCATATCCACAATCCATTTCAATACCTGACGGCCAAAAAATGGTGCAGCAATAATAATGACTAATATAAAAAGGATGGCTTGATAAGGTGTGCCGTATTTTTGATGGCTCATTGAGAACTTTTTTGAAAGCAGCCCGTCTTCACTCATACTGGACATCACCCTCGCAGCTCCCATATAAAAGCTATTGACACCAGAGAATATGGCAAAGGCTAGACCAAAAGTTATAAACATCAATCCTGTATTTCCAAACAACTGCTTAATAGCATCTCCAGTGGCCCAGCCCGTATAACCCACTAGATCACCCCTAGAAAACATTGAAGCTGTCAGCACCAAAAGCATTTGATAAACAAAATATCCACAAATCAAAGATAAAACTGTAATGAAGATGACCTGTTTATAGGGTAGTTTTGCATCACTTGCTAATTTAGGGATATTAGAAACACCATAGTAAGCCCAAGGCGTGATGACTAGAATACTGATAATACCGCCGAGATCGATAGTTTGTGGGTCTGAATAGGCTGCAAGCGGCGAATTCACACTATCTACCTTATTAAGTGCAAGAAAAAAGATTGAAAACACTATGATAATAAGAAGTACAGTTACAATGTTTTGAACCTTAACGACTGCCTGTACGCCTCTTATCATAAACCAGGCGAATACAAGTACAACGACGACACTTATCAAGGCTTCGCCTAATGTAACCGGTGACCCAGCAACAGTATAAAGCGTAATAAAATCAGCATTCGGAAAAAGAACATTCTTAAAAATCAGGGAAAAGGAAGTTGCATTGAGTGCCGCGATGCCGATAAATACAATCAGCAGAAACCATCCTACGACAAAAGAGTGCTTCTGATTAAACGCTAGCTTGCTGTAAGAGTATTCACCCCCTGTTGAATTCGGAGATTTATTGAGAATGATACCATAGCAGGATGCTATAGTGGATACCATAATCAGTCCAATAAACATTCCGATTACCGTATTTAAAAATCCGGCCTCCGGCAAAAATTTTAATCCTGGCTGCATAAATGCGCCCCAGCCAATCATACCGCCTAAAGAAATTGTCAGTAATCCTAGTTTTGATACTTTTCTTTCCATGTTATTACCTCCAATGTCTATCAGAGCTTAGAGCTTCCAAAACTAGCCTGCTCAATTCCCTTCACTTCATCTCTTGCTTTTTTTAAGAAATCCTGTCGCCATTCCTCCAGGCCTTGTGTGAACTCGGTTTCCATAAACTTATTTGCCATTTCAGCTCCCATTATTTCGCCAACAACCCATCCGCCCATTGTAAGAACATTGGCATCATTAATGGCTCTGCATTTCTCAGCCGCATAAACACTCTCAACCACTGCAGCATAAACACCTTCAAACTTATTGGCAACGATCGCCATACCCATTCCTGTCCCGCAGCACAGAATCGCCCTTTCAAATTCCTTATCTTGTATCTTCTTGGCTGCTATAGGTGCCACATTATAAAAAGGAAGTGGGGCTTCCACGTCTAATGTGCCACAATCAGTTACGTCGTAGCCTTTACTCATTAAATCACTCTTAATATATTCCTTTAAAAAGAATCCTGATTTGTCTGATCCAATTAAGACTTTTTTCATTTTATCTCTCCTTCATTTTTAAGACTTCCCTACAGTTTTTAACAATTTCTTCTGCAGTAAGGCCGTATTTCTGGGCAAGAAAGTCCTGCATACCCACTTCCCCAAAATGGTCCTTTACACCTACTATTTTCATAGGAACCGGATAGTTTTGAGACAGGCATTCCGCTACAGCACTGCCAAGGCCATTGATAATGGAATGATTTTCAGCGCTTACCACGGCCCCTGTTTTCTTGGCTTCCTGCAAAATAGCATCTGTATCCAGCGGCTTGATGGTATGCATATCCATAATCCCTGCATCAATTCCTTCCTCAGCCAGCATTTTTTCAGCTTTTACAGCTTCATAAACCATAATACCTGCAGCAATGATGGTAACATCTTTTCCTGACTTGATGATCTTTGCCTTACCAAGCTCAAAGGTCTCACCTTCTTGATAGATCACTGGTACTTCTCTTCTTATCAGACGAATGTAAACAGCTCTATCATGATCAACAATCTGCGGAAAAAGTCCTGCCAGTTGCACCCCGTCTACGGGCTCAACGATACACATCCCGGGAATATTTCTCATAATGGCAACATCCTCCATGCTCATATGGGTTCCTCCATTAAGCATTGCCGTAATCCCTGGATCACTGCCCACCATTTTTACATTGTTTTTAGCATAACTTACGGACAATGTTACCTGATCATTGCATCTTCTCGTTGTAAAAGGGG
This genomic window from Cellulosilyticum sp. I15G10I2 contains:
- a CDS encoding AraC family transcriptional regulator, with translation MESWGCIEKVIDYIEKNLDKEITIDCLADRANLSPFYFQKLFKRLVNKTAIEYVKLRRLAKISEELKTNKKDNIIDICLKYGFENHETFSRCFKDAYGLTPSAYRANPILLSHFLKPEIGLQYNIIDEDVPIVTDGIVLEVTRKFLNKPKYFAGYTVEVVHEPPSIDPLEDIWNKVHATKVSIEKYIPEGNEIGISLNIGEGEALKYFAGVETSEAIKDSRLENYTLTARGYIVCKFEAESFYTLITETIYKVYQYMHLWILKKAINVEHLAIELYYGTSPDRTYMELWIPITQ
- a CDS encoding 4Fe-4S dicluster domain-containing protein, which produces MSHIVGKSAYKSLEERLNRFPQGAPPSETLYKILSLLFSEKEAAYVALLPIKPFTIKTASHIWKISEAEAHKILDGLASRAILLDMDHQGVQQYVLPPPMAGFFEFSMMRTRHDLDQKLLAELYYQYLNVEEDFVKQLFLGTQTRLGRVFVQEEVLTKDNEVHILDFERASHIIRQADDIGISTCYCRHKMHHIGKACDAPMDICMTFNSTATSLVKHNHARRVEVSECLELLHQAYENNLVQCGENVREGVTFICNCCGCCCEAMIAAKEFGMLHPVQTTGYIPMVNHDSCSKCGKCLKVCPIGAINFEVQEASKEKKEKSVKIDEEICLGCGVCARSCPHKSILLKRRTQKIITPVNSVHRIVLMAIEKGQLQDLIFDNQAFGSHRAMAAVLSSILKLPPIKQVMASGQMKSVYLEKLIGKAKA
- a CDS encoding AraC family transcriptional regulator, with the translated sequence MNNRELILSSIQIIENNLRSKISVLDISQELGFSFYYYCRLFRSITGYSPKAYMLARKIAESIPELIETDIRIIDLALKFGFGSSEAYTRAFYKIINKNPSEVRKEGTINRQLLRHPITDNELKKFEHALDKAPEVVSLDEIKLVGIPFYYDLSMGNDLMEHWALLMQNLSAIPNVKNPLEFYQLQFWFPNQDNDSIYFYVAVAVDTLESIPIQLTAKTIPAQAYFKFRHKGLANQVGHTYRYIYEEWLPETDYKLPGHFNFEYYGDEHLGPYNPDSISEIYIPIDNK
- a CDS encoding SAM-dependent methyltransferase is translated as MELKLIGKVNTHQGFRIDIEGEYKEALTEVEGFGYLVVLWWADQVDNPDLRRTTTVEKPYKTGPDTLGIFATRSPVRPNPICMSIIDVKSIDYDGGIIYTSYIDAEDGTPVLDIKPYYPCSDVVRDAKMPEWCQGLPNCIQESESFDWSNYFNF
- a CDS encoding methyl-accepting chemotaxis protein; its protein translation is MKKEIVKKKRSIKARLVIVFSVLIVMISIALGLLALQNASYAIQKEAEKGMQALVNQGAYLAESRLRIRKDALGMIAGMQGIESMDWKVQQPELQAQVERTDFLALAIVYPDGTAYYNDGATKNLGDREYVKRAFAGDNNVSDIMVSSVTNELVQMYAAPIQQEGKVVGVLIGRTEGNSLSNICDTIKFGKKGYSYIINDQGTVVGHPNRDQVFNQFNAIEEAKEKKELQSLGALTSQMIQEKSGIGAYKFNGKSLYASYAPIQNTNWILAVTADKEEILELLPKLQMAILHITLVILLISIALTYSIGNSIAKPLTQITMHAKNIAELDITKNVPDKLLKSKDEIGSLAQSLQSITKSLREIIGEISHSSEQVAASSEQMSATSEESAHAAEQVSKAVEEIAKGASNQAENTEQGAEKAIELGKVIEVDAAYLKDLNKASQKVNKTVDEGLKEIEKLAQISEESQKATQKVQQGIIKTNASVDKIGQASTVIGFIADQTNLLALNAAIEAARAGEAGRGFAVVAEEIRKLAEQSSTSTHTINEVVKELQMNSQASVEIMKNVAAILNEQQQSVGESKNNYMNIAKAIETAEQAACNLNVSGEKMNKMKDEILSLLQSLSAIAEENSVSTEEVSAAMEEQTASMKEISDASEGLSQLAQNLQEVIGKFKL
- a CDS encoding APC family permease, producing the protein MERKVSKLGLLTISLGGMIGWGAFMQPGLKFLPEAGFLNTVIGMFIGLIMVSTIASCYGIILNKSPNSTGGEYSYSKLAFNQKHSFVVGWFLLIVFIGIAALNATSFSLIFKNVLFPNADFITLYTVAGSPVTLGEALISVVVVLVFAWFMIRGVQAVVKVQNIVTVLLIIIVFSIFFLALNKVDSVNSPLAAYSDPQTIDLGGIISILVITPWAYYGVSNIPKLASDAKLPYKQVIFITVLSLICGYFVYQMLLVLTASMFSRGDLVGYTGWATGDAIKQLFGNTGLMFITFGLAFAIFSGVNSFYMGAARVMSSMSEDGLLSKKFSMSHQKYGTPYQAILFILVIIIAAPFFGRQVLKWIVDMAALGGAIVFFYTALTAYRISSGIEKIVGLAATIFSSIFILLLVIPGSPGFLSMQSIIVLILWSILGSVFYHIGTKKVIEESSN
- a CDS encoding RpiB/LacA/LacB family sugar-phosphate isomerase; protein product: MKKVLIGSDKSGFFLKEYIKSDLMSKGYDVTDCGTLDVEAPLPFYNVAPIAAKKIQDKEFERAILCCGTGMGMAIVANKFEGVYAAVVESVYAAEKCRAINDANVLTMGGWVVGEIMGAEMANKFMETEFTQGLEEWRQDFLKKARDEVKGIEQASFGSSKL
- a CDS encoding transketolase family protein — its product is MQLTGRWMREIFTELLIERAKKDERICYIEADLMLASGTHAFKDKFPDRMINVGVAEANMIGVAAGISTLGMIPFTHSFTPFTTRRCNDQVTLSVSYAKNNVKMVGSDPGITAMLNGGTHMSMEDVAIMRNIPGMCIVEPVDGVQLAGLFPQIVDHDRAVYIRLIRREVPVIYQEGETFELGKAKIIKSGKDVTIIAAGIMVYEAVKAEKMLAEEGIDAGIMDMHTIKPLDTDAILQEAKKTGAVVSAENHSIINGLGSAVAECLSQNYPVPMKIVGVKDHFGEVGMQDFLAQKYGLTAEEIVKNCREVLKMKER